The Tatumella ptyseos genome segment TGACCGTGGCATAGGACTTAGAAATTTCCATGTAACGTAACCAATCAATGGCTGCCCCTGCAGCAAGGTTATTTTTTAAAATTTGATCTAATAAATCTTTATCAACCCGCAGCGTTAAGCCTTTATCATCTTTGATCCAGCCATTTTCAATTAGCCATGGCGAATTTTCGACCCAGAAAGGTAACTTGCCACTAATTTTCCCCGACATCGCAATTTGTTTTGGATGAATAGCTGTAATAAGCTCACTCATTCCCAGATGTTTTATTTCTAATAATGCGCTTTTATGCTGGGGTAAGCGCAATTGATTCATGGAAAGCGTCCCGCCAAAAATATCCAGCGAAGCATCGTCAAGGGTTAACGGATTCTGTTCATCCCAAGGCCAACTTCCTTTCAACTTAACGCTCAGATGACTCATCGGGAATTTATTATCGATGGTTTCGACCGACAAGGCTACCGGTTCACGTAATCCAAAATGCCAGCGGTGGTCACTGAAGCGAAACGGTAATGAAAAATTCACGCCGTTAAACTGATAGTTGGGCAGCCAGATATTGCCATCCTTCACCACCCAGTGCCCACCTGCTTGGAAACCCTCTTTCTCTGTGAGAGAAAAAGCAGCTTGGGCGCGTATATTTCCTGAACGCAGCGCAACACTTTTGGTTGGGCCTGCTAGAGATTGAAAGACTGAGAGCGGCTGTTCCGGCCACCATGCTCGTCCTAACCAGCGGCTATTATCCCTGCGGCCAATCACTCGCACAGGTCCGATTGGATTGGCAACCAGTTGCCCCTTAAAACCGAACTGATCGGGAGTCGTCCCATCAACCTTCACATCAAGCTGCGCGGTAGGTAACTGGCTCGTCTCTCCGAAAAAAGTACGGTCAGCAGTAATTGCAAATTGACCGGTAAACTGCCGTTTATCCTGTTGAGTGACCCAATGTGCTGGCGCTTTCAGAGTCATACGTGGTTTTTGCATCAACATGCTGCCGTAGCGAATCTGGTCGAAACCCGTCGAGAGAGAGGTCAACGTAATCTCTTCGTTATGCCAGAATCCACGCCCTTGTACGTCCCAATTCGCGGTAAGTGGCAATATCATGCCTTTACCCCAGTAACGCCAATCCCATCGGCCCTTATCGGGTAAAAATTGATTAGCCATACCTGCAAGGTGCAGAAGGTAAAAACTACTTCGTTCATTTCTTACCATGAAGTTAGCTTGTAATAGGCCGCTGAAACCTTGCTGAGTTAAACGTACGCCAGCTATAGGCCATCGCGCTTCATCAACTTCCCAACCTGGAAGAATTTCACCGCGCATCAATAATAACGCTTTGGGTTGGAAATGAATCGCCGGGTCAAGTAGTGCTCCCGTTAATGCAGCCGGAAGTCCCGCATAAAATTGTAGGTCTTGTAACTTTGCAGTACCGGTTAAGCGTAATGGGAAGTGATTGTCTGATAGCGATAAATTTCCTGGCCCCAATGTCAAGACAACATTTCCTTTCCCCCCTCGTCCTTGGGTAAGTACGTTGACACGCCCTGTCAGTAACGTCTGTTCAAAACCTTGTT includes the following:
- a CDS encoding YdbH family protein, translated to MSLALRYILFAVAIVIISLVGIGLTINQWSTLVAQHFLPDGVTIERQSRFSLSLTQLTLPSFTLNVQGCQLAQASTPRVALSRYPLKITVGKLTLNSDCFKQWPSSSNSESKPLSLHQLQQQIPGIDVDIASLIIEPWQTYQGALHFTSSGAHQQLTYHGETLSVDAELTGQLLNLKKVTFAHPLMTQPLNLTGKVKLADGVTTIPDEANLQGKLVLASYPHPLDVTVSRNSQRGELLVKDSTAEQPLLNAPFSITPDEFRIEKGTWSWPVPQQNLSGFFSLSAQHWQQGFEQTLLTGRVNVLTQGRGGKGNVVLTLGPGNLSLSDNHFPLRLTGTAKLQDLQFYAGLPAALTGALLDPAIHFQPKALLLMRGEILPGWEVDEARWPIAGVRLTQQGFSGLLQANFMVRNERSSFYLLHLAGMANQFLPDKGRWDWRYWGKGMILPLTANWDVQGRGFWHNEEITLTSLSTGFDQIRYGSMLMQKPRMTLKAPAHWVTQQDKRQFTGQFAITADRTFFGETSQLPTAQLDVKVDGTTPDQFGFKGQLVANPIGPVRVIGRRDNSRWLGRAWWPEQPLSVFQSLAGPTKSVALRSGNIRAQAAFSLTEKEGFQAGGHWVVKDGNIWLPNYQFNGVNFSLPFRFSDHRWHFGLREPVALSVETIDNKFPMSHLSVKLKGSWPWDEQNPLTLDDASLDIFGGTLSMNQLRLPQHKSALLEIKHLGMSELITAIHPKQIAMSGKISGKLPFWVENSPWLIENGWIKDDKGLTLRVDKDLLDQILKNNLAAGAAIDWLRYMEISKSYATVNVSAKGDMVMKSQIHGTSRFDDKRQRVNLNYQHTENIFMLWRSLSYGDNLQSWLEEQTRLPANKENAQ